TATGTTTTACAATGTAGAAATCACAAGCTAAAAATTATACATTGTGCATTTGCAAATGTGTCATTATCAATAAAATAAAGAGTAATGCCCAAACATATTATTGTATTTACTCTTGTAAGTGAGCAGAAACTTTACAATTAAGGGACAATAGTGATTTTTAATCATTTAGACACGAGACTACAGGTACATCATCTTTTATTCTTAAAAACTAAttattaagaaatttatttttctacaaGTTTGTAATAGAAGAAAAAACACTAACAAAAAGTATTGAAAGAAGTCAAAATGTCAAGAAGTTAGACTGGGGTTTAGAGAGTGTATAAATTCAAAGAGAAGTACATTCAGGGTTGTCAATGTCAGGTCCATGTATGTGAGATATttgtcctcatcctcctctctcagccctacctccctccctccctcctcctcctcctcctttttcctctcttttttttctttccatttccctctctgtctctcccagcctgtctctctctctccccatctttcaTTTTCCCAaccttttcttattttgaaaggaaGGGCATCTTCACTAACAGGAAATAATGCATTGGTGTTTACAACGGTTAAGACACAGGTAATTTAACATGTATGTTGTAATTGATGCAATACTGATGTTATTATTAAGTAGGAAACCCAAGCTCTTATCCCTAAAATGAGTCACAGTAGGCAAGATACAAAGACATATTGCaaaaagaaagaaggtaaaaatCTTAGTTATTTCATATTGTTATTtccaatcattttatttatttgagagccatTTTACTCTGGAGCCTAATGGTGTAATACAGATGATATAGTATGTAGTGTTTTAATTATCTCCTTTGGTTTCTATCTGTTCTCTCCAGTGAGAAAGCCCATCAGGGGACTCTCAACCCTTCCATACCATTATGAATTACCTGTCTATATTGCAAATGAGATGTTTCAGGGAACAGCCTTTCTTAATGGTGTAAATATAAtttgaagatacttcaaaagtttgtgggaaaaaaattaaaacaagaatcctttgatgcaaacatttgaaatccatgaattgtatttataatacacattttctgcaAACTGAAAGTATTTAGAGATGTAAAGTTACAAATGTAAAGTTACATAGGTAAATCATTTGCCACATCTATATTTACATATCCCCATCCATCACATACATTACCACTGCAGGTCACAAAATTAAATCATCTGAGCCTGTGTCGTCCATGTTGGgtcattaaattaaaattttacattGCACTAATCTCATTGGCATTGGATGTAGGtctcataaataaatgttttattttattcattagtaAAAATAACCAATTTTACTTGAAGAGCAAATTTCTTGTGACCAGTTTCCGAAAAGCGTGTTTCACATCATTGTTCCTCAGACTATAGATGATGGGATTCAACATAGGGCTGACAAATGTGTAGAAGACAGCAAAGACTTTGGACTGTTCCACTGATTTCTCTGTGGGAGGTCTAACGTACATGCAAAACAGGGTCCCATAAAACACAGTTACCGCCAGGAGGTGGGAACcacaggtggagaaggctttGTGCCTGCCTTCCGCAGACCGCATCCTCAGGATGGTGACGAGAATGAACGTGTAGGAGATAATGATTATGAGAAGAGAGCTGGAGAGGTTAAATCCTGCTACGACAAACATCGATGTTTCTTTAATGAAGGTATCAGAGCAGGAGAGTCGGATGAGGGGTGGGTCAGCACAATAGAAGTGGTTAATGACATTGGAGGCACAGAAGGTCAGGCGATATGTCCACATGGTTTCCATCAGGCCACTAAGGAATCCATAGAGATACGGGCCAGCAATCAGGCGAATACAGACCCCTGTTGACATCTTGCTGCTATAAAGCAAAGGGTTACAGATGGCCATATACCTATCATAGGCCATGACAGCCAGCATATAGTATTCAGTGATCACCATAGCAATGAAAAAGTAACACTGAACTAAACAAGCAGCGTAGGAAATGGTTTTCTTCTCTGACAAGAAGTTCACCAGCATTTTGGGAGTCACGTTAGTGGAGTAGCACAAATCCAAACAAGACAAACTGGCAAGAAAGAAGTACATAGGTGTATGGAGACGCAAATCTATCCTGATCAACACCATCATCCCAAGGTTCCCTCCCACAGTGATCAGATAGATCACCAGGAACAGTGCAAAGAGGATCGGCTGCAGCTCAGGGCGATCCGTCAATCCCAAGAGAATAAATTCAGTCACCAAGGTGGAATTTCCTCTGACCATTTTCTTAGGTGCCAGCATGACTCACTTAGAAGAATTGAACTAACGTTAAAAGGTAAATAGAAAGTCCATCAGTTTTCTCTCACTCCTGGtgttattctctttttctttttcttgtgtacCCTTACATAGTCTGAGATAGTCAGAAAATGTAAAGATCAGCATAATCTCAAACGTTCGGATGATTTCTGAAGAACATAAACTTTTGTTACCTAAAGCTTGGCTAAAAAGATCTGAAGCACCACAGTTTGTCATAAAGTTCTAAAATGTGTGTCCAGATAAAAAAGGCAACATGTGCTCTTTAGTCACTGGTTGTGATTGTCTATGTTTTTGTTTATCCTGGGAAGCATTTAAGAGGCTTGTAGCACATATCATAACTTGGCCAAGCAAGCTGTTGATGGAGCACAAATGCATATCCCTGACTGAGTATTCAGTAAGTTCTTGTATGTAGTTCAGCTATTTGGTTTATAGCAGTGCTATGATATCTACAGTTATTAcacaaaatacaaattaagaGAGATTGAATTGCTCTAAGTATAAAGTCCAGAAAACActgattttaagaaataattatttcagaTAACATCAGTTCACATACTATCTGCTATAATGGAACAATAACAGGAGAAAATTCTGTGCTGGAATTCTAGAGTTTTAACGTCTTTACAGTTTCCAATTTAAATAGCtgaattaatcttttaaattGAAATATAGCAGAGATGTTTTCAGAAAGTAATTTGACATTGAAAAttcatatatttcatgtatttgtaaAGAGCGAGAGATTGATTCagcctctctttcactctctaaatgtcttCAAGAAGTTGACCTGAGGCAGACTGTGACCACGAAGAGAAAATTCAGTCTGGGTTTCCTGCGTGAGTGACGGGATCTCACTGATGGAGCATCCACCAGCTGCCACCCAGTGAAATTAGAACCAGGACTCAATCCCAAGTACTCCTGTATAAGATACAACTGTCTCAAGATATCTTAACAGTTAAGCCAGATGCTCATTCTAATTTgacttttaaaacattgttttcaaAAAAGCACAAATCTGTAGGCTTGGTTTCTTGAAATACAACTAGAAACATGCTTGCAATGCCAACACCACGAGCTGTGTACTCCCAGTGTTTAAACTTGTTCCTGGAAGGTGAATCAAGATTTTGAAAGGCCATTGAAAAGGTGTCTTGCCTTAAAAGAGCTGGTTTAGGGTTTTCATTcatgataaataaaaattaagttaaatttGATTGGTTTGATAACAAATATCACATGCACCCAGTTTGCTTGAGAGGCTATCAAGAGAAATCGTCATTTCTCAAAGTGGGAATTCAGTTTCTAGTGTGTCAGGTAAAACAGTAGAAATGGAATGCAGTGACCCACAACGCCCCTGTCGAAGGCCAGGGTGCATATGCCTGGATGTCACAGGTAACAACTGGAATTGATCTTTGAGGTTGTTTTAGAGTGTGTATGCACAGGTGTGCGTGCTTTACACTCAGTGATTGTGCTAAAAGAGATCCACACTTCTctattttcaaagagaaatcaCTCATGGAGCATGAATCTATAATGTTTACCTTTCAGCGTAGGTGAGATAAGTCAGTGGGTTGGGATGTGTGTGAATAGTTAGTGTTTTTTCCTCACTCCATGAACGGATGTATCGTTTGGGGAAATTTATTTTGGAAACGCAGTGCACTCTAACCATATTTTGCCCTTATAGAATCACATGACAAACTTCAACTTGCTCACTGCCACTGACTACAGCTTCAAGAATGTTTTAGAAGGCACATCACTCGATGTGGGAAAGATTCAGAATCCAAACATGATTTgacttttaaaacattgttttcaaAAAAGCACAAATCTGTAGGCTTGATTTCTTGAAATACAACTAGAAATGTGCTTGCAATGCCAGGGGTTCATCTGTGTTTTCACAACTCTCCTCAGTCAGAAAACTCTGAATATCAAGCaacaaagaaagtaaaatgagAGCACATATCATCAAAACCTTGTAAATATTTTTAGTGCGTTCTTATAATCTTCACTTCATTAGCTCAGCTTTTGTTTACCTGATATTAACATCTCAGTGACTATAAAATGCTTACTACAAATTCagctgaaattattttatttctctgaaatatgTTTATATCATGAGCACGACTGGAATACGTAAGACTTGTGTTTCATTACTGTGAGGAACACCtttaatatttatcatttattattttttatccaTCATGCCCTATGGTTGGAAAGAAATGCACATGTTTTGAATCTTATAGATACTTAGTAGCATTTCAGTGTGACAGTTTAAATAATTCATAAGGATGCATAAAAGAGGTCACTGAATGGCTTTTACAATACCCATGAATGTTGTGCTCTCTGTACATCAATCATCACAccaaaaaataatgaaacttcAATAAGGGAGAACACAAGAGATTCTTTTGTAATGAAGTGTTAACATAATATTGGTACCTAATCTGAAGTTTCATGGTAGCGAAGAACCAATGTAGCTTTCTGCAAATTTTTAGAAATCTATATTCCTTATTGTAGGAAACACAACTAAAACAAAATTTGTAAGTAAATTTTCACTATCTTGATAATGTTAAATTGTTTCCTCTGGAATTGGATGATCAGATAAAGGTTAGGTGACAGAGTCAACACAGAGCTGTGTGTACTGATGAGTGTCATTTacaagaaggtatatatatacataataaatgTAAGCTTTACTTACATTTATTGCATGAAGATGGGAAGTGAGAATCCACTTTATCTTCAGTTTAGAAGATTGGTAAGTTGCTTTTGTTAAGAAGAAAACCAGTGATGCCACTTAGAGTCAATTAGTAAACATGATGAATATTTTGCttagttcattttatttatttttatttattttatctttgctaAAATGAGTAAAATTCCTAGTTGATTTGCTCCCTTTTTGAAACTTTAATAAATGTTCATTTTAGGTGGCAGGaggtattttcaacattttttttaaagatttatttatttttattacaaagtcagatatacagagaggaggagagacagagaggaagatcttccggtccgatggttcactccccaagtgacggcaatggctggtgctgtgtcgatctaaagccaggagcccagatcctcttccggtctcccacatggatgcagggtcctaaggttttgggccttgctcaactgctttcccaggccacaagcagggagctagttgggaagtggggccgctgggattagaaccggtgaccttATGGGATCCTAGCCTGTgcgaggcaagaactttaaccactacgctatcacaccaggccccaacaATATGAttctaaaaatgttaaatatgtgATCATTTTCACTGCAGTGTGCTCAATACTTAAATGATGGTGAAAATCCTATTTGTAAAAAATATGTTTGTTAGTACAGAATCCCAATGAATGATAATGCTTTTTAGTGGCTAATATAGTGAGTAATCTAAACAAGAAATTATACAGAGTTATTCTACCTGGCAGGAATGAAAGTTAATATTAAAGGTTCTTTTTTCTTCACCTCGTTCTTACTGGCAAAAACCCAAAACTGAAATGAGTTTAGAAAGAGCAGGGACAGAAGTCAGAATTTTCATTCCTACCTGACTCCAGGAAAGCTGCAGACGCTAGTGGTCCCTGGAATAAATTGCAAAGAATAATTTATAGCCAACGTCTAGTCTGGAGATCCCTAAAGTATTTTTCAACATAGAGGTAATTGCATTCTATTACAAAATATAACTCCGGGGAGAATATAACAGATACAAACTCATACAGAGTCTTGGGATTTGAGCAACATGATTGCATCCATTTGTGAAGCGCTCTGAGTTGATTGCCTGTGTGATCAGAAGCTAATTGTCCAGCGGATTTTCTAATATGGATCACCATTCATTCCAATAAGGTGAATAGAATAAGCAGAGTTTTTGTTATttggaaaacaagaaagagaagaggcacactggggaaaaaaacaacagaaagagaaatactaAGTCAGACGGAAGAGATCTCACTGTATGTTCATCCCAAACGCATATTAACATGCAGATGATATTTCCATTGTTTACAGGATATGTATACCTAGAAAGAAATGATGAAATACTTAGCAGCTGAGGAGCATGAGAGTTCATTAAGTACTTTgaggattgtttttattttcatagttaGGTTTCCATCTGTGCTGTGTTGtgctgtgctgggatcccacatgggcaccagctgcagctgctcctcttccaatgcgGTGCCTTACCACTGCACCTGgtgaagcaacagaaaatgtccAAGTGCATGGGCTCCTGGAGCCAAGTCGGAGACCCGCCACAAGCttgggattcctggcttcagtctggcctaactCTTgtcattgtgctcatttggggagtgaagcagtggatggtagattctcttcttgtttctactcctctctctttatctgtacctttcaaataaatgataaataaatctaaaaatcttAATTTGAATCCTGCATGCAAATCAATTTTGCTGTCTCAGGTTTTTAAGAGGATATGACAATTTTATGTCCTCCTCCAGACCACATCTTCCCACGATACTTGTAAAAAGGCCACAAATTAGGAGACAATAAACATCACTTACATGAACAtaattaaaagtagaaaaaaaataaccaaattcACGTGAATTCTTGATATGGAATTATCCACTGCTTTTTTAATTTGGCCTTTGACTTTATTGTATCATCTTTTGGTTTTATATGTTCCAAATGTAATTGAAATGGAAACAATGTTCAAGGTGAAAACTC
The sequence above is a segment of the Ochotona princeps isolate mOchPri1 chromosome 4, mOchPri1.hap1, whole genome shotgun sequence genome. Coding sequences within it:
- the LOC101520505 gene encoding olfactory receptor 5M5 gives rise to the protein MLAPKKMVRGNSTLVTEFILLGLTDRPELQPILFALFLVIYLITVGGNLGMMVLIRIDLRLHTPMYFFLASLSCLDLCYSTNVTPKMLVNFLSEKKTISYAACLVQCYFFIAMVITEYYMLAVMAYDRYMAICNPLLYSSKMSTGVCIRLIAGPYLYGFLSGLMETMWTYRLTFCASNVINHFYCADPPLIRLSCSDTFIKETSMFVVAGFNLSSSLLIIIISYTFILVTILRMRSAEGRHKAFSTCGSHLLAVTVFYGTLFCMYVRPPTEKSVEQSKVFAVFYTFVSPMLNPIIYSLRNNDVKHAFRKLVTRNLLFK